ATTAGGCTGAGGAATCTCCTTGAACTCTTCTTTGCTCATGTCATAAGAAACTATCAGATACCTCCCCGTTCTTCCGAGCCCGATAGTTGCTTTCCAGATAAGAAAATCATTGCCAAGCCAGATAGCAGCTTTATAGCCCAGATGGTATGGGATAGCTCCAATATCCTTCCACTCACCAGCTTTCAAAGAGTAGACTCTAGCCTCACATTCATAAGAGTCAATGTCAATAAAAGGCttatcatatatataaacacacctTATGACCTTGTAATCATCTTCTGCTTGATGATAACCAAACCCCATCGTGGTGAAAGAGTTCTCAACTGCGGCGATATCGAAACCCGAGAACGGAAGGTGTTTGAAAACCCCAGTAGAGGGATTCAAGAGAAAGATATCCTGATTGCACTGTTGGTCCGAAATGCAAAGTATGCCATTGCATGAACCAGAAATTTCAACTTTTTCTAAGCACAGTGAAAAGGGCAATGGCAGCCTTCTAGCTTTGCTCCATTCTTCATCTTCAACGTAGAAAAGCTTGGAGTCATGCTTCAGGACAAGATTTGGGTTCTTCAAATTTGCTCTTTTGAGATGCTGCTTAACAAATTCTGGATTGCCAAGGAATGCAAGCATGGACTTGGATACACTCTTGAATCTTGTAAGAGACTTGACAGGCAGTCTAGTAAGAATATCAGAGATAATATCACTCGGAATGTTAGCTGACATTTCAGTGAATGCAGAGCTGCTGGTGGATGCTGAACTTGTTGAACTCATTTTTCGCTACTGGTATATTGTGAGTCTAATCGTTTGGTAAGAATGGAGAAGAATATTGGGTATATAAGGACAAAGAAGGAGGGCTCAGTGGCCATAATGCCATAAAAGGAGAATATCTAAGTAGATTATGATCTAATTGTTGGAGAGAATCCAAAATTTATGACCAATATCTTGTCATTTGGCCAATGTACAAAATCATATCAATGaaattttagaaagtaaatctatataaaattgtGAAAAAGTTGAGGAGATCTAGTGATTACTATCTTTATTAGCACATTAATGgatgcattttatttatttatgaatatgaTGCAATTTGTTTCCTGTTTTTAAATGTGATTTCTTAAGTGAAATTTGTCAAACTAGTTAAAATACTATATAGTATCATGGTTGATGTGATTTAACAATTTCACTTAACAtgtcaagaaatttaaaattgtatttttttactgatagtaaaatataaaagatgaaaGGAAGGAAGATTTATTCCATTGTTAAAGCaacaaagagcaaaaaaaaaacaaaaattgttgaAGCCTCCaagatttttagattttctagAATTTCTTTAAGCCATTTGTGCATTTCAAGTAAGATAAACTATTtagaaatttctaaattttacgATCGTTGTGACGTTacataaatatgatattatCACATTTATACAGATATAGTATTATTAGATATGAAATTATgtataaaatactaaacatTAGATTTGAAATTAATTGTGAATATCTACATCACAGATATCAAAATTTCAAGTATATCCTTATTTCTTGCTAGTTAACACTATATAATGTTATATTGGTCATTTAACTTTCGTCTCATCACaggttataaattttttttttaaaaaaatactagataTGCAAGATGCTTCAATGTactttttacatgaaaaaattcaaaatataaattgaaaaatatatataagcaagatcaagatatttaataatataaaagaaacatgTATCTAATTGTGTTTCTGATCTTATTTATCTAAATAAATAGatgataaattcatatttttaaaaactcatgatttaaaaaataaacacaaatgaAACTGACTGAATAAACTcacaccataaaaaatattacacaaGGTCAAACAcatcaacaatataatttaaaaatgaatatttttttattttaaaaaataaactttatttgtattaaaaatattatagacgagttagaataatattttgaaaaatgaaatagaaacataataactaaaaaaccttatattaaaaaaaggcatGCAAAAATTGTGACTTAGGTAACGAGATCAgaataaacatatataaaaaacttgaaaatcgaaaactaatgttaaaaaaactaatgtggAACAATAAGATCGTACGAAGCCGaattcctaataaattaaatgttaaaagatgaaatcagaaaaaaaatttaattacacaaaatgatCGAAAAAAATGAGGGtgagaaaaacattaattataggaataaagatttaaaattggAGGGTTTaattaacttcaaaaataactttaataaaaggaaaaaaatcaaaagaatgagggtctgaaacaaataaaataacaagaaattgattaaatgatgaaattaaaagaaaaaacttcaacaaaagtgTCATGgacaaaattagaaattaaaaaaaataaggaccaaaatgaaaagttaaacatatgagaaattgcaattgaagaactaaattgaaaagaataaaaacttctataaatgaaaagggaacaaaataagaaattaatagtatgagaactaaaattaaaaaataagaaacaagtAGGACAATAGTATACATTACTTGTCacgagaaagaaaagaaggaaaaaaaaatcaaatgaccaCCAACAACAATACAACCACCGTAAGCTAGTTACGTCCACCTGGTGGCATTACACGCGCCACCTGAATGACGGGTATACCACCTACGTGTCGAGGCGTGCCAAGCACGCTACAACAGCtttaagcattaaaaaatttaaaaaatatatgaaaataccaaaatgtTGCCCACAATCCCGAGAATTATACAAAATACTCATATGCAAGTATACAAATACCCTTAAATGTTAAGCTTATGTTTTGTCTCTTCCAAAATTAAAGATGTAATTATACTGtatattcaaattcaaaaactttaaaatactCTTGTCTGTCAGCACAATAATTGTTTGATTCTAACggcaaatatgtatttttactattaaaaaatttatacaaagTCAAAAGATTCATCGGGCAATGGTTTTATATTTTGCGCGTCCAAGAGGGTTaaagtttttgaataaaaaagcacaaaggtaaaattttttttactatagcCATGACACATTTTATTGTAAATTGGGCTAGAACActttatttagtttcttaaataataaataaattatttagaaatacaaaaATGTCAAAACCCCCTGCCATTATGAGTTATGCCATCCTACTTTGTTGATTGTGATTTAGGTAAGATCTTAATGAATTTCCTAATTTTGACACGAATGATCATatctttttgataaaatataaaaaaataaattttattttaatatgcacAAACTAGCATAAAAACACAACTTGAATACTAACTAgttcaagaaaatattatttctattttttttccttgaaaatataATCTTGGCTAGTGGAACATTGTATACTGCAAACATTTAAaccatgtttctttttctttccttttatatatattgtaaaagaCCTCATGTTACTATTTTCATGAAGATCAGTAACCTCCCAGGATTACACTTTGAAGAATTTGGAAGTATTGCTTCAAATTCTTCTATTACAATGAaccgaattaaaaaatatatacatttttCTTACATGTTACTTACCCTTTCTTCATTCGAAAAATcccttgaaataattatttctttatcCTCAAGACTTCTACTTATGTCGCATCCAGTGCTCATCATCTTATCCATTCAACATCAAATGGCCATTGTCTCTCTCCCCCCACCTTGTTAAATGGCACAAGATTAGTCTCAATTTCTCCTCCCTAACTCATCCCACGAGCAAAGGAATTCCTATAATCCTGCAAGTAATATAAGAATTTCTATATATAGTAttcaatattataataataattattttttaaagtatattttgcttgaaaatatattaaattaatattttttatatttttaatattagtatatcaaaataatttaaaattatctttttattattattttttaaattttatatttgatatcgacacatcaaaacaattaaaaaattaatttctgttTATAAATTTAGGAAAAGCATGGCCAGCCGCGTAGCACAATAGAAATTTAGTCGCGGAAATATGCGTACGAGAAGTTGTGCTTATGTGTATGTGTCATTCACCATTGTTGCACCAACCTTTGGTTGAAACGTCTAGCTACTCTTCAAAGCATAGAGTGTTATTGCCATTAGTGTCATCCAATGCTAAGACCTCATCATCACGATCAGGAGAGGAAGATAACCCAGCTGTAGAAACAGTTCTCAAGCTTTACATTGCAATCAAGAACAAGAACAGTATCTGATTGTCTGATATAATTGGCGATGAATGCCATGTGTATGcaatttcttctcatttttccaacccttccaaggaaaacaggtgccaattaaaatttcaatttgctAATTTTACTTTCTATCATGACTAAGactgtgtgtgtatatatttgcAATGTCCCAAAAATTCAAGTAATTTGAaagtaaaatttatgttttggataatCCGTTATCTCTTGGTTCTAACAATTTGATCCAAAATTTagttatgctaaaaaaaatggGTCCTTCCTTTTGCTAAGCCCAAGGGATGATGGAGGGTTTTTTGGACCcttaaatttggttttattaatagtaCTCTAAGTCTTTGTGATATTTGTATGCAAAAACTTGTAAAAGTACCCAGTATAAGAATTTTatcgaattttttttgtatgagaaGTGAGGTGAAAACCCCAGTTAATATACCATAAAGCTTATGTGTATGAGTATGCCCTatgtttgaaaaaacaatttctaagtATTTAGAGGTGAACCATGGAGGAAttcatacttaaaaaaaaaattctaagaggATGAGGTGAAACCATAGAGGAATCTATACttagaaaagtttttttaataagtggAGAAATCCAAGAAGAGCGagcttatatttaaaaaaaaattaagaggctGAGAGGAACCCATAGAAGGTGGAGTCCATGCTTATAAAATTTACAATAGGCTGAAATTCTAAGAGGCTGGGGGGAGTAAATCCCTATCAATGCCCATACTTGGAAAGTTTTTAAGAGGCGAAGGAAACCCAAAAGGGTGAGCCTATGCTTAGAAAATATTCTAAGAGGCTAAAGGGAGCGAATCTCTATCGATGCCCATACTTAGAAAATTTCCAAACGGTAGAGGGAAACTCACGGAGGGTGGTGCTATTGCACTAATGAAAccaaatcaattctttttttggagagttgttgcattttttttaaagattttgaggCTTATGACCTCCCTGGAAATGACATAGGGCATGAGAGCCTCTCtattggagagagagagagagagagagagagagagagagagagagagagagagagagagagagagagcttgaaAGTTAAAGATTTGATATCATCCATGGAGATAACATGAGGTCTGGGAGCCAATCTGGGAAGTTATAGTAGTTCTCTAGGTTCTAGTTAGACATGGTGGTATATATTTGGCCATAGGACGAGGTCCTGTTactttttttgggttgatcatCTCAAGTTGTCATGAAGGATGAAGTTCTCGCACTAAAGAGAACCCCTTTCAAAAAGATTATGCAATCATATTAGGGAGAACCATTCCAAAAAGAGTGTGCACTCACACTAGGAAGAATCCCTTCTAAGAAGATTATGCAAGAGTCCAAAAGTTCCTATTAAAGATATGTagacaaaaaatatatgttagagagacaattattttaatttaaaaataaacttacttACTATCAATGATAATATATCATGGGGTGATTTATTGGACTCTAAGGAGCTCTCTGATCCACCCCTTAGAGAGTGATATTATTGCACTAAGAAGACACATTGTTAATCCTTTCCAAGGATGGGGATGTCGTGGGTGCCAAAATTTGTTGAGGTGGCCAAACTTGATTTTACCCTTAAGTGGCCAACACAGTTCGGGTGATGGGTTGCACTCAGTTGATGAGCTGTTTGAAATCCAAATGGGCAAAAGTGCTTGTGGTAATGAGTAGATCTATCAAGCGTTCTAACCTAAGTGTGTCATGATTACGTGTCATGGAAAGATTAGGAAAtgttattagaaaaaaactGACGACTTTTTAATCAATTCCTCACAAATTAATGTAGAAAGAATAGGATCTAAAATATAACTAAGctggtttttttattggttgaGCCCAATAGAtgttggtgtgtgtgtgtatatatatatatatccattttcttattttgaagCAAGTGTtgaatttattcaaaattatggggaaataaatttgaaattgtaTTGCAACCTACCTTGCATGATGGATTGAATGTTGGTTTAGCATGGAGATTAAGAGAGCGTTTGGAAATACGGGTCATCTcgtgtttataaatatatattttttatattttgaattaatgtgctaatctcaaaaataatttttaaaaaataaaaaaaatatcattttaatatattttaatataaaaacactttaaaaaataatcacaatcatACTTCCAAACAAACATTAAATATGTCACTATCCTGAATCAGAACCAagccaatttttattttttaagagattaagattaaatttttttttcaacgagagccaaaacttaaattgaaaattctaaATGGCTGGGGGGAgtcagaattttttattttagtttttgcaTATCCCGGGCCTAGCCCCTGCCAGCCTCTCCTGTTTAACTCTTACCTTTTTTGGGAAAACATCATTAACATCCCTAAATGATTAActctttctcaatttcatcccaaaccaaatacttttataaatttcatccaAAGCCTTTTAAAAATTAGGCAATGTTGCCTTCATTGTCAAAATACGTGCAAGAAACACCTGATAATTCTTGTATGGGAGGGaaatattgtttgattttgaataagtttttgatgaaattaattgGTTTGAGATCAAAATATAGAACCATATAATATGTTAGGGACACAAATgaggttcttcttcttcttcttcttcgtcttcgtCTTCGTATTGAGGAGGGCTAGCTCTAACTCGAGACTTGGGGAGGGGATAAGGTACACAACCACCTGGAGCAAGTTAATTATGTAGTCATTGCCCTCTCTTGATAATGAAATTTGCGCACTTTTGAAGAGTTGCAAGGTTGCTTTTCTCACCATATTTTTAtgttggtttatttattttatggacTGAAGCAAAACATACCACACACACAGACacagatagagagagagaaaccctCTAAGTCACAAcaatttaattgatgaatttgacattttttgtatatttacaaGTCTATAAATCTTTTATATCACACAACTATatagttttttcaatgatattgGGATAGAAGAGACGATATATCActtttaaaaggataaaaaatcattttaaaacatatctCTATGCatgtattttcaataaaaacatatttatattttttcttatgcgTCTCTTTTGTTTTAGAATACTAACTAGACAAGACCTagtatttgaattttctttcttatCAATGGCATTGTTTCAGGAATGTGGAGATGTTTACGTAACCACTTCTTCCTATTGAGCCTTTTAGACGGGTAATTAACTAGGAATCCCAAAATTCTTCTTTACTGAATTAATTTGGTATAAATCAGAAATCACGAATACGACTCCATGATAGacaccttttttctttcttctgcaGAAAGTGATGGGATATGCGAAGAGCATTATAGACAAGATGAGCTCCTGCGAATTGGCCAAAACATAAGGTGAAGAAGGCTGTCTGTTTGCTTCAAATTTTGTGGCCATCATTTTGGCCCTCTCATTGACAGGGATGCATCAGGCCAAGATAAAACAACATAAGATGCAATCACAGCATCTCCTGTGTTCAGCTGGTATACCATTTGATCTGTGAAAAAAGATGCTTGAAAATCATGTAAAGAAGCATATATTATTTGAGACATGCATTCAAGTAATGCAGGAATAGGGGATGGTCAGAATGCTTTATAGAGTTGCTTTAAAGCCATGTTTTATCCATTAATTTAGCAGACAAGGGAATGTCCATGGTctcatgaatataaaaaagatgacTGTGGAGGATAATTCCATGTGGAAACGAAAGAGGAAGCATAGCTGCTTACATTGAAAAAAGGCCCCAGATGTCAATATGATTCCATAGatccatattaaattaaatagtttaactaaataattaatctttatttatttattgggagTTTTATATGGAAGGGAATGTTGGGTGTCAACTGTCAACCATCAATGTGTGTTTGAGTTGGTAAACTTGATGTAGACtaagagatatattttttttgtgtggttttattcaatttttttttttacttattaatattgataggcACTAATTACAGgatataagttttattttgcaAGTTTTATTCGGAGtgtaaaatctaatttaatactgcaaattaaattaaaatattctatgtattaatttaaaaaaggatGATATGGGTCCAAGTCTAataattttcatgtatttttctaTGTGTATTTAAGCCAAAtaatattagagttttttttcctgaataataaaataaattattattattattgtggagttacattttaaaattatcaatagcaaatttatatctttttcgttttcaagattttatcttttgctttcaattaaagattaaatttttatatttttttacccaTTTGGGTTTTTGATTGAGATTTGACAAATAGACATTTATTAGCATGGTCCACTATacattcaatataaattaaactccgaatcattaaaaaattgcatTAAACACCAATTTTCTCTCTTAATAATACCAAAAGAAGCTTttatttgaaggttttttttttttaaaatgtgaggCTAATATAGattaacataaaattttgatattaaaaaaatacaaaaatatttttgatccaaaaactttaaatagaaaaacattaagAATGTCAATAAActcctaattaattttgaaagctCTTTctgcttttttatattttattatttccaaaagttttgcataaataaaataaaaaaataactcaagtttGACATGTGTTATTAATCTTGACCTGCCTCTACTTGTAACtagataaatctaaaatttaactctattgaatttttaaaaaattaagttgaagTTGACATAGAGTGGGAAGACCCAGCAAATTATCTCAGGACCTATTAACATGATCAAAACccatttggttttttctttaaaataataatattatgagttaatataaattaatctgaCGCAGGTCTTGGACAGTATCATAGCTCAGACCAGTTTTAATGACTTTGGTTCGAGCTTGAATCgactattatttaaaaaatccagCCATCCAACCCGAATAGcgagactaaaataaaaagaattgaagtACCCGAAAattctcaattattttttcaattaatttaatttggttgCCGTATACACGTTTGAGATTGCAAACCTCTACCACActgtctctctccctccctttacctctctctctctctctctctctctctctctctctctctgccctTTTCTTTTCGATTCTCGTAAGAAGCTCAATTTGTCTCAGTTTCTTTGATCAATCACCCAATTCCCGTTCCTCTCCTTAAAAAAAGTCTCAACTTCATGGGTTTTGCTCGATTCTGATCTCCAGGTTCAACTCTCAAGATTTTGGCTTTCTTTTCGAATTCTTCTGA
The Populus nigra chromosome 3, ddPopNigr1.1, whole genome shotgun sequence genome window above contains:
- the LOC133688307 gene encoding F-box protein CPR1-like yields the protein MSANIPSDIISDILTRLPVKSLTRFKSVSKSMLAFLGNPEFVKQHLKRANLKNPNLVLKHDSKLFYVEDEEWSKARRLPLPFSLCLEKVEISGSCNGILCISDQQCNQDIFLLNPSTGVFKHLPFSGFDIAAVENSFTTMGFGYHQAEDDYKVIRCVYIYDKPFIDIDSYECEARVYSLKAGEWKDIGAIPYHLGYKAAIWLGNDFLIWKATIGLGRTGRYLIVSYDMSKEEFKEIPQPNVNYNDELHMEVSVFDGLLSTFYLSKYDEAHIWSMKEYGVTDSWELRFVIKLPWRVENYNYILLKPLTILKNGEILIEAGEKARILHDPKKDSYRIINPIRGVPRRFLVTPIVGSLVSPFDYHQG